A window of Cryptomeria japonica chromosome 3, Sugi_1.0, whole genome shotgun sequence contains these coding sequences:
- the LOC131066829 gene encoding pathogenesis-related thaumatin-like protein 3.4: MARSILWVLLTTMAVSLYTGVEGVNFDIENQCPYTVWAAGTPFGGGRELQRGQSWRVNVPAGAQGRFWGRTGCSFDWNGRGRCNTGDCGGLLNCQGSGGVPSTLFEYALNQYQNLDFYDISLVDGFNLRMTVILSNSNCKRIACNSDINSKCPGELRVVDGCRSACAAFNTAAYCCTGSFLDNCPPTGYSQFFKRECPLAYSYAKDDPTSTFTCPGGSDYKIIFCGNGGSDSNSTSTSSGSLYAVE; encoded by the exons ATGGCGCGGTCAATATTGTGGGTTTTGCTCACAACAATGGCGGTATCACTCTATACAG GAGTGGAAGGTGTGAACTTCGACATAGAAAACCAGTGCCCTTACACGGTGTGGGCGGCAGGGACTCCGTTCGGGGGAGGAAGAGAGCTACAGAGGGGACAGTCATGGCGGGTGAATGTGCCGGCTGGAGCACAGGGAAGGTTCTGGGGCCGCACCGGCTGCTCCTTCGACTGGAACGGTCGAGGCAGATGCAACACTGGCGACTGCGGAGGATTACTAAACTGCCAGGGATCGGGAGGCGTTCCCTCAACGCTGTTTGAGTATGCTCTCAATCAATACCAGAACCTGGACTTCTACGACATCTCTCTCGTCGATGGATTCAACCTCCGCATGACTGTCATTCTTTCCAACTCAAACTGCAAGAGAATCGCCTGCAATAGCGACATAAATTCCAAGTGCCCCGGAGAATTAAGGGTGGTAGATGGGTGCAGAAGTGCGTGTGCTGCTTTCAACACGGCAGCATACTGCTGCACGGGATCCTTCCTCGATAACTGCCCTCCTACCGGCTACTCTCAATTTTTCAAGCGAGAATGCCCCTTGGCCTACAGCTATGCCAAGGATGATCCCACCAGCACCTTCACTTGCCCAGGCGGCAGCGATTACAAAATTATTTTCTGCGGTAATGGCGGTTCAGACTCTAATTCTACCTCCACTTCAAGTGGAAGTCTTTATGCAGTCGAATAG